The Altererythrobacter sp. ZODW24 genome window below encodes:
- the otsB gene encoding trehalose-phosphatase: MTESRDLPPPPAISELTARAQLALFLDFDGTLVPIAATPDGIAVPDDLAARIEGLADRFAGRLALVSGRAIDNLCSHLGPTAVAIAGSHGAHRQLADGSLLGGKAAEISDAVVAAMRDFASRESLHLEEKAHGSALHYRSAPEKKDVVAAAMDQLAAANGLATKHGKCVVELVEPGADKGAAVEAFMALPLFDGSTPVFIGDDVTDEDGFAAANRLGGFGIRIDGDGPTLARYRLPDPDSLYDWLDL, translated from the coding sequence ATGACAGAATCGCGCGATTTACCCCCTCCGCCAGCAATATCCGAGCTGACTGCTAGGGCGCAGCTTGCCCTATTTCTCGATTTTGACGGTACCCTGGTGCCGATTGCGGCGACGCCGGATGGGATTGCGGTGCCTGATGATCTGGCAGCACGGATTGAAGGCTTAGCTGATCGTTTTGCGGGCAGGCTGGCCTTGGTCAGCGGCCGGGCGATCGACAACCTTTGCAGTCATTTAGGACCGACCGCAGTTGCCATTGCAGGATCACACGGAGCGCACCGTCAGTTAGCCGATGGTTCTCTGCTGGGCGGCAAGGCGGCTGAGATATCTGATGCGGTTGTCGCAGCAATGCGGGATTTCGCGTCGCGCGAGAGCCTCCACCTCGAAGAGAAAGCGCATGGGTCCGCGCTTCATTACCGCTCTGCACCAGAGAAAAAGGATGTAGTTGCAGCGGCTATGGATCAGTTGGCCGCTGCCAATGGGCTTGCAACAAAACACGGAAAATGTGTCGTTGAGCTGGTTGAGCCGGGAGCTGACAAAGGGGCCGCGGTCGAAGCATTTATGGCTTTACCCTTGTTCGATGGCTCGACGCCCGTGTTCATCGGCGATGATGTTACGGACGAGGATGGTTTTGCCGCGGCGAACCGGCTTGGCGGTTTCGGCATACGTATTGACGGTGACGGGCCGACACTTGCGCGTTACCGTTTACCTGATCCCGATTCTCTCTATGATTGGCTGGACTTATGA
- a CDS encoding acyl carrier protein: MSDTAERVKKIVVEHLGVEADKVTKEASFIDDLGADSLDIVELVMAFEEEFGVEIPDDAAEKITSVGDAISFIEENKG, encoded by the coding sequence ATGAGCGATACCGCTGAACGCGTTAAGAAGATTGTTGTAGAACACCTCGGCGTAGAAGCCGACAAGGTTACCAAAGAAGCTAGCTTCATTGATGATCTGGGTGCTGACAGTCTCGACATCGTTGAACTGGTTATGGCGTTCGAAGAAGAATTCGGCGTGGAAATCCCTGATGATGCAGCAGAAAAGATCACCAGCGTTGGTGATGCAATCAGCTTCATCGAAGAAAACAAGGGCTGA
- a CDS encoding 2'-5' RNA ligase family protein encodes MASWATGLRREHFPPERNYLDAHVTLFHALPPSCEDELRDVLAAMVKEFAAPSARLEGLMSLGRGTALKLTSPAMQGLRAHIANHFHGSLTPQDEHNPRLHVTIQNKVAPRDAKALQASLEPLIEPRNFTFPALELHIYRGGPWEFVKRWPFRGHSTA; translated from the coding sequence ATGGCGTCATGGGCAACTGGTTTAAGGCGCGAACACTTCCCGCCTGAACGCAATTACCTTGATGCCCATGTAACGCTGTTCCACGCCTTGCCGCCGTCATGCGAGGATGAATTGCGCGACGTTTTGGCTGCCATGGTCAAAGAGTTCGCTGCGCCCTCCGCTCGATTGGAAGGACTGATGTCGCTGGGACGGGGGACTGCTCTCAAGCTGACCAGTCCCGCAATGCAGGGCCTCCGCGCGCATATTGCCAATCATTTCCACGGATCGCTGACTCCGCAGGACGAGCACAATCCGCGCCTGCATGTGACCATTCAGAACAAGGTTGCACCCCGCGATGCCAAGGCATTGCAGGCCAGCCTCGAACCGCTGATCGAGCCGCGTAATTTCACCTTCCCGGCGCTCGAATTGCATATCTATCGCGGCGGCCCGTGGGAGTTTGTGAAGCGTTGGCCATTTCGTGGTCATTCGACTGCTTGA
- the fabF gene encoding beta-ketoacyl-ACP synthase II, translating into MRRVVVTGLGLVTPLGGDVETTWKNILASKSGAGTITRFDPKDQKCTIACEVKPADHEYGFDPDKRVDHKVQRQVDPFIIYGIDAAGQALEDAGLTEMTDKQKMRAGCSIGSGIGGLPGIESESLVLAERGPGRVSPHFVHGRLINLISGQVSIKYGLMGPNHAVVTACSTGAHSIGDAARMIRDDDADVMLAGGAEGTVCPLGIAGFAQARALNMSYNDRPEQASRPYDKDRDGFVMGEGAGVVVLEEYEHAKARGATIYAEVVGYGLSGDAYHVTAPHPEGLGAYNSMAMALKKAGMTPDDIDYINAHGTSTMADTIELGSVKRLFGDAISDVSMSSTKSAIGHLLGGAGAVEAIFCILALRDQIVPPTLNLDNPDEGTEGVDLVPHTPRKREVRAVLNNSFGFGGTNASLVMKKAD; encoded by the coding sequence ATGCGCCGTGTCGTCGTAACCGGTCTTGGTCTCGTCACCCCTCTTGGCGGTGATGTGGAAACAACCTGGAAGAATATCCTCGCCAGCAAAAGCGGCGCGGGCACGATCACTAGGTTTGATCCCAAAGATCAAAAGTGCACAATCGCCTGTGAAGTGAAGCCGGCGGATCACGAATATGGCTTCGATCCGGACAAGCGCGTGGATCACAAGGTTCAGCGGCAAGTCGACCCGTTCATCATCTACGGCATCGACGCAGCAGGGCAGGCGCTTGAAGACGCCGGCCTTACCGAAATGACTGACAAGCAGAAGATGCGTGCCGGTTGTTCAATCGGTTCAGGTATCGGCGGACTGCCCGGTATCGAGAGCGAATCTTTGGTGCTTGCAGAGCGCGGCCCGGGCCGTGTTTCGCCGCACTTTGTTCACGGACGTCTTATCAACCTGATCTCGGGTCAGGTCTCGATTAAATACGGCCTTATGGGCCCCAACCACGCCGTTGTGACGGCATGCTCAACCGGCGCGCACTCGATCGGCGATGCGGCGCGGATGATCCGTGACGATGATGCCGACGTGATGCTGGCTGGCGGCGCAGAGGGCACCGTTTGCCCGCTTGGTATTGCCGGATTTGCTCAGGCCCGCGCACTCAACATGAGCTATAACGACCGTCCCGAACAGGCGAGCCGTCCTTACGACAAGGACCGTGACGGTTTTGTGATGGGCGAGGGCGCCGGTGTTGTGGTGCTGGAAGAATATGAGCACGCCAAAGCGCGCGGCGCGACGATCTATGCTGAAGTCGTGGGCTACGGCCTGTCGGGCGATGCCTATCACGTAACTGCACCGCATCCGGAAGGTTTGGGCGCATATAACTCGATGGCTATGGCGCTGAAGAAGGCAGGCATGACGCCCGATGATATTGATTACATCAATGCCCATGGCACCTCGACCATGGCGGACACGATTGAGCTTGGTTCTGTGAAGCGCCTGTTCGGCGATGCGATTTCGGACGTTTCGATGAGCTCGACCAAATCAGCTATCGGGCACCTGCTTGGCGGTGCTGGCGCGGTTGAAGCAATCTTCTGTATCCTCGCGCTGCGCGATCAGATTGTGCCGCCGACACTCAACCTCGATAATCCGGACGAAGGCACCGAAGGCGTCGATCTGGTGCCGCATACTCCACGCAAACGTGAGGTGCGCGCCGTCCTCAACAACAGCTTCGGATTTGGCGGCACGAATGCCAGCCTGGTGATGAAGAAGGCCGACTAA
- a CDS encoding glycoside hydrolase family 15 protein → MTAPDQSSLELWPIGNCQVSGLIDEAAGLVWGCVPRVDGDPVFCALLGGDAQNKGVWRFELEGQVKAEQHYERNTPVLVTRLEAEDGSAVEIRDFCPRFERNGRMYRPVAFVRIVRPVAGHPRLKVKLKPMHSYGEHAAGTTNGTNHIRYLVGNQAMRLSTDAPVGYILEERSYRLESDQHFFLGPDEPFSGNVRSEVRRMHQNTVKYWTHWVRGLATPFEWQDEVIRCAITLKLCQHEETGAIVAALTTSIPEAPGSQRNWDYRYCWIRDSYYTVQALNRLGALDVLEKYLAYLRNIVDAASGGQIQPLYSVMGVAELDEEVAGYLPGYRGTGPVRKGNAAYKQVQHDCYGQIVLPTTQAFFDRRLLRMADDQDFTSLEQVGEMAWKMHDQPDAGLWEFRTRQEVHTYSAVMCWAACDRLANVADRLGKDDRATFWRDRADTIHAKIEKEAWVENGGGDTGHYGASFQADYLDASLLQMVELRFLKPDDPRFQTTFAAIEEHLRRGSHMLRYAAEDDFGAPETAFNICTFWLIEALHLVGRDEEARGLFCTMLDNRTKSGLLSEDLDFETGELWGNFPQTYSLVGVINCAGLLSKSWNTIR, encoded by the coding sequence ATGACCGCACCCGACCAAAGCAGCCTCGAACTTTGGCCGATTGGCAATTGCCAGGTTAGCGGGCTGATAGATGAGGCAGCGGGTTTAGTCTGGGGCTGTGTGCCGCGTGTCGACGGTGATCCGGTGTTTTGTGCGCTTCTGGGCGGCGATGCACAGAACAAGGGCGTCTGGCGCTTCGAACTTGAAGGCCAAGTAAAGGCCGAGCAGCATTACGAACGCAATACGCCGGTGCTTGTAACCCGGCTTGAGGCAGAAGACGGTAGCGCGGTTGAAATCCGTGACTTCTGCCCCCGTTTTGAGCGAAATGGCCGCATGTACCGGCCTGTCGCCTTTGTGCGCATTGTGCGGCCCGTGGCCGGACATCCGCGCCTCAAAGTGAAGCTCAAGCCCATGCACAGCTATGGTGAGCACGCTGCCGGGACCACTAACGGCACCAACCATATTCGCTATCTGGTGGGCAATCAGGCGATGCGACTAAGCACCGATGCTCCGGTTGGATATATTCTGGAAGAGCGCAGCTACCGCCTCGAAAGCGACCAGCACTTCTTTCTCGGCCCTGACGAACCGTTTAGCGGCAATGTCCGTTCCGAAGTGCGCCGCATGCACCAGAATACGGTCAAATATTGGACCCATTGGGTGCGCGGTCTCGCGACACCGTTTGAATGGCAGGACGAGGTTATCCGCTGTGCTATCACGCTGAAGCTTTGCCAGCATGAAGAGACCGGCGCGATTGTTGCGGCGCTGACGACATCTATTCCTGAGGCGCCGGGAAGCCAGCGCAATTGGGATTATCGTTACTGTTGGATCCGTGATTCCTATTACACGGTGCAGGCGCTCAACCGCCTAGGCGCGTTGGACGTGCTGGAGAAATATCTCGCTTATCTGCGCAACATTGTCGACGCGGCTAGTGGCGGGCAAATTCAGCCGCTCTATTCGGTTATGGGCGTTGCGGAACTTGATGAAGAAGTCGCTGGCTATCTGCCGGGCTACAGGGGGACGGGCCCGGTCCGGAAAGGCAATGCGGCGTACAAGCAGGTCCAGCATGATTGCTACGGACAGATTGTTCTACCGACCACGCAGGCATTCTTTGATCGCCGCTTGCTCCGCATGGCGGATGATCAAGACTTCACCAGCCTCGAGCAAGTCGGGGAAATGGCGTGGAAGATGCACGATCAGCCCGACGCAGGCCTGTGGGAGTTTCGCACCCGGCAGGAAGTTCACACTTACTCCGCCGTGATGTGCTGGGCTGCGTGTGACCGGCTTGCCAATGTTGCTGATCGGCTCGGTAAAGATGATCGGGCAACGTTCTGGCGAGATCGTGCCGATACGATCCATGCCAAGATCGAGAAGGAAGCATGGGTTGAGAATGGCGGAGGCGATACCGGCCATTATGGTGCGTCTTTCCAAGCCGATTATCTCGATGCCAGCTTGCTGCAAATGGTGGAGCTGCGGTTTTTGAAGCCGGACGATCCGCGTTTCCAGACAACCTTTGCCGCGATCGAAGAGCATTTGAGACGCGGTTCGCACATGCTTCGGTATGCGGCTGAGGACGATTTTGGCGCGCCGGAAACTGCCTTTAACATCTGCACATTCTGGTTGATCGAGGCGCTGCATCTGGTCGGCCGCGACGAAGAGGCGCGCGGGTTGTTCTGCACAATGCTAGATAATCGCACGAAATCGGGGCTGCTTTCCGAAGATCTAGACTTCGAGACTGGCGAGCTGTGGGGGAACTTCCCCCAGACCTACTCGCTGGTAGGTGTAATCAACTGCGCCGGACTTTTGTCCAAGAGCTGGAACACCATTCGATGA
- the trxB gene encoding thioredoxin-disulfide reductase codes for MATHNTRMLIVGSGPAGLSAAIYAARAGMEPIVVQGLQPGGQLTITTDVENYPGFRDVVQGPWLMEEMQAQAEHVGTRMIWDTITDINMDSGSPFRAVGDSGDEYIGDTLVIATGAQAKWLGAPGEADFNGKGVSACATCDGFFYRGKKIVVIGGGNTAVEEALYLTNHSDDVTIIHRRDEFRAEKILQDRVFANEKISVLWNKTVEEFLGDSTDGLTGLRLKDTLTGEESHFETEGAFVAIGHAPATELFKGKLEMDDGGYLIVEPGTPKTELPGVFACGDVMDHVYRQAVTAAGTGCMAALDAERFLATLEFEKKEAAE; via the coding sequence ATGGCTACCCATAACACCCGCATGCTCATCGTTGGCTCCGGCCCAGCTGGCCTTTCCGCCGCAATTTATGCAGCGCGCGCCGGGATGGAACCGATTGTGGTGCAGGGTTTGCAGCCCGGCGGCCAGCTGACCATTACGACCGACGTCGAGAACTATCCCGGCTTCCGTGATGTGGTGCAGGGCCCGTGGCTGATGGAAGAAATGCAAGCGCAGGCCGAGCATGTCGGCACGCGGATGATCTGGGACACGATCACCGACATCAATATGGACAGCGGCTCACCCTTCCGCGCGGTTGGTGACAGCGGCGATGAATATATCGGCGACACGCTGGTGATCGCCACCGGAGCGCAGGCCAAATGGCTTGGCGCACCGGGTGAAGCCGACTTTAACGGCAAGGGTGTGTCAGCCTGCGCGACCTGCGATGGGTTCTTCTATCGCGGTAAGAAGATCGTGGTAATCGGCGGCGGCAACACTGCGGTCGAAGAGGCGTTGTATCTTACCAACCACTCGGACGATGTCACAATCATCCACCGCCGCGATGAATTTCGCGCGGAGAAGATCCTTCAAGACCGTGTGTTCGCCAATGAGAAGATTTCCGTGCTGTGGAACAAGACAGTCGAAGAATTTCTCGGCGATAGTACCGATGGCCTAACCGGACTGCGCCTCAAAGACACGCTGACCGGCGAGGAGAGCCATTTCGAAACCGAGGGCGCATTTGTCGCCATTGGCCACGCCCCGGCGACTGAACTCTTCAAGGGTAAGCTCGAAATGGACGATGGCGGTTATTTGATCGTCGAACCCGGCACACCGAAGACTGAGCTTCCCGGCGTGTTCGCTTGCGGTGATGTCATGGACCACGTCTACCGTCAGGCAGTGACGGCGGCGGGCACCGGCTGCATGGCCGCGCTCGACGCCGAACGTTTCCTGGCGACGCTGGAGTTTGAAAAGAAAGAAGCGGCCGAGTAA
- a CDS encoding tyrosine-protein phosphatase, which yields MIDSRIIPLSGVHNFRDYGGYASSDGGRVKSGLLFRSGQHQEASDQDLATIDALELRHVIDMRGNSERRSYPCRRSDNFQGQVVFYDGETAALAPHVEAAQGALDVATAHAKMERLYSRLPFREPLIAVLRDYFAALASGQGASLVHCLAGKDRTGMAVALVHHTLGVHPDDAMEDFLLTNTAGNIDARIEAGAGAIREKWGPLSDDTIRVLMGVDARYLEAAREALVDEHGSADVFLKDVLGVDEAMRASLRLHLIES from the coding sequence ATGATAGATTCGCGCATTATTCCGCTTTCAGGTGTTCACAATTTTCGCGATTATGGTGGTTATGCCAGCAGCGATGGCGGGCGGGTCAAAAGCGGCCTGCTGTTTCGCTCTGGCCAGCATCAGGAAGCGAGCGACCAAGACCTCGCCACAATCGATGCACTGGAATTGCGCCATGTGATCGACATGCGCGGCAATAGCGAGCGCCGATCATATCCGTGCCGCCGGAGTGACAATTTTCAGGGGCAGGTCGTGTTCTATGACGGCGAGACCGCCGCATTGGCTCCTCACGTCGAGGCTGCCCAAGGCGCGCTCGATGTCGCCACCGCGCACGCGAAGATGGAGCGGCTCTATTCACGCCTCCCATTCCGCGAGCCGTTGATTGCCGTTCTGCGGGATTACTTTGCCGCGCTGGCATCAGGCCAGGGCGCTAGTCTGGTTCACTGCCTTGCTGGCAAAGATCGCACAGGAATGGCCGTCGCTTTGGTCCATCACACGCTTGGCGTGCATCCTGATGATGCGATGGAGGACTTTCTCCTCACTAACACTGCCGGCAATATCGACGCGCGAATTGAGGCCGGTGCTGGTGCGATCCGCGAAAAGTGGGGGCCGCTGAGCGACGATACGATCCGCGTGTTGATGGGCGTTGATGCGCGTTATCTCGAGGCCGCGCGTGAGGCGCTGGTGGACGAGCATGGCTCTGCTGATGTGTTCTTGAAAGATGTGCTTGGCGTGGATGAAGCAATGCGTGCATCGCTGCGCTTGCATCTGATCGAATCCTGA
- a CDS encoding response regulator, with product MAYIVIADDDEIVAEMASDVLMDAGHACGWVSDGEAAIELLGWRRPDLLLLDQDMPGMSGTTVLRKLRGSSDFYDLPVMMFTAMSGAEDETQALYNGAQDYIRKPFDPKFLVWRVNQLIRARDERPQHLDLKEAVLRQSGQAPLHLDGKRAMV from the coding sequence ATGGCGTATATTGTGATCGCCGATGATGATGAAATCGTGGCCGAAATGGCTTCCGACGTACTGATGGATGCTGGCCATGCATGCGGCTGGGTGTCCGACGGAGAGGCAGCTATCGAGCTACTCGGATGGCGCCGCCCGGACCTGCTTCTACTCGACCAAGACATGCCTGGGATGAGCGGCACTACTGTGCTGCGGAAACTGCGTGGTTCGTCGGATTTCTACGACCTCCCAGTTATGATGTTTACCGCAATGTCCGGCGCTGAAGACGAGACACAAGCGCTCTATAATGGCGCGCAGGACTACATCCGAAAACCATTCGATCCGAAGTTTTTAGTGTGGAGAGTCAATCAGTTGATCCGCGCTCGTGATGAACGACCGCAGCATCTGGATTTGAAGGAAGCAGTGCTGCGCCAATCAGGCCAAGCGCCGCTCCATTTGGACGGAAAACGCGCGATGGTTTAA
- a CDS encoding MAPEG family protein yields MNETIGMAILQPVVALAIWTMVMWAWMYATRIPAMQKEPDLDPAKLTGGTGGALDGILPDHIQWKAHNYNHLHEAPTVFYAVALVLALVGAGDGQNALIAWIYVGLRIIHSLVQATANRVMVRFVLFALSSLVLIWLIVKAAMIVF; encoded by the coding sequence ATGAATGAAACAATCGGAATGGCAATTTTGCAGCCAGTTGTCGCATTGGCCATCTGGACCATGGTCATGTGGGCATGGATGTATGCCACGCGCATCCCCGCGATGCAGAAAGAGCCCGATCTCGATCCGGCCAAGCTAACCGGCGGAACCGGCGGTGCCCTGGATGGTATCCTGCCAGATCATATCCAGTGGAAAGCGCATAATTACAACCATCTGCACGAGGCACCTACCGTGTTTTATGCTGTGGCTCTGGTGCTTGCACTGGTCGGTGCGGGCGATGGACAAAACGCTCTGATCGCGTGGATCTATGTTGGGCTGCGCATCATTCACTCGCTGGTTCAAGCGACTGCAAACAGAGTGATGGTGCGCTTCGTACTCTTCGCGCTTAGCAGCCTCGTATTGATCTGGCTGATCGTGAAAGCCGCGATGATCGTTTTCTGA
- a CDS encoding trehalose-6-phosphate synthase — protein sequence MSRLVIISNRVAVPKAMGVAGAQGGLAGALNSALKKHRGIWFGWSGEETDSFTGDISIQRHDGVTTATMDLEKQDVDEYYNGYANSTLWPLFHYRIDLTEYEREFGRGYERVNERFAQSCSPLIEPDDNVWVHDYHLLPLGERLRSRGIKNRLGFFLHIPWPPTRLLVSLPYHERLVQTMLHYDLLGFQNNEWLESFLHYCRKELHAEVDEETGRIELDGHVTHARAYPIGIDYDHFMAQGQTGDAKQAEQRMISSTRRRTAAIGVDRLDYSKGLPERIDGLGRFFDQHPERVRDLVYIQIAPPSRADIGSYKKIRGELEQKTGQINGARSEVDLVPIRYVNKGHSAAELFGFFRASKICLVTPLRDGMNLVAKEYIAAQDPEDPGVLILSRFAGAAQQLTDAVMVNPHSPDDLSHAIKQALDMPLAERKERWEKLIVTVRDDNVIRWTENFTSDLETVSRD from the coding sequence ATGAGCCGTCTTGTTATTATTTCGAACCGTGTTGCTGTACCCAAAGCAATGGGCGTGGCCGGCGCGCAGGGCGGGTTGGCTGGTGCGTTGAATTCCGCGCTCAAGAAACATCGCGGTATCTGGTTTGGTTGGTCGGGCGAAGAAACGGACAGTTTTACCGGCGACATCAGCATCCAGCGTCATGACGGCGTGACCACTGCAACGATGGATCTGGAGAAGCAGGACGTCGACGAGTATTACAATGGCTATGCCAATTCGACTCTTTGGCCACTATTCCATTACCGCATTGACCTAACTGAATATGAGCGTGAGTTTGGTCGCGGGTATGAGCGCGTGAATGAACGTTTCGCCCAAAGCTGCTCGCCGCTGATCGAACCTGACGACAATGTCTGGGTGCATGATTATCACCTGTTGCCGCTGGGCGAACGCTTGCGTTCGCGTGGGATCAAGAACCGGCTCGGTTTCTTCCTGCATATCCCTTGGCCGCCAACGCGGCTGCTGGTCTCGCTACCGTACCACGAGCGTCTGGTGCAGACGATGCTGCATTACGACTTGCTAGGCTTCCAGAACAACGAATGGCTTGAGAGTTTTCTGCATTATTGCCGCAAGGAGTTGCACGCCGAGGTTGATGAGGAAACCGGGCGGATCGAGCTGGATGGGCATGTAACCCATGCCCGCGCCTATCCGATTGGAATCGATTACGATCACTTCATGGCGCAAGGGCAAACCGGCGACGCCAAACAGGCCGAGCAGCGGATGATCTCGAGCACCCGCCGCAGAACGGCAGCGATCGGCGTGGACCGGCTGGATTATTCCAAGGGGCTACCCGAGCGGATCGACGGGTTGGGGCGGTTCTTTGACCAACACCCTGAGCGGGTCCGTGATCTCGTCTATATTCAGATCGCCCCGCCGAGCCGTGCCGATATCGGCAGTTACAAGAAGATTCGCGGAGAGCTTGAGCAGAAAACCGGCCAGATAAACGGGGCGCGATCGGAAGTCGATCTGGTGCCGATCCGTTATGTTAACAAGGGCCATTCTGCAGCTGAACTATTCGGCTTTTTCCGTGCGTCGAAGATTTGTCTGGTTACGCCCTTGCGCGACGGCATGAACCTTGTTGCCAAGGAATATATCGCGGCTCAGGATCCTGAAGATCCCGGCGTGCTGATCCTATCGCGTTTTGCTGGTGCGGCGCAGCAACTGACCGATGCGGTAATGGTCAATCCGCACAGTCCCGACGACCTGTCTCATGCCATCAAACAAGCGCTGGATATGCCCTTGGCCGAGCGCAAGGAGCGTTGGGAGAAGCTGATCGTTACGGTGCGCGACGACAATGTGATCCGCTGGACTGAAAACTTCACTAGCGATCTGGAAACCGTCAGCCGCGATTAA
- the mltG gene encoding endolytic transglycosylase MltG has product MLRGGCLIIAVIALVIAAVGGFFAVGWYGSGPLEEDTPFVVPSGSSLTAIAGQLEEQGAIGSADSFLLRAKLLGSSDPVQAGEFLLPAGASSSAILEMFQTGDVIRRFITIPEGMPSILVHEKLMAESLLTGEVPVPPEGSILPNTYDFERGEARADVVKRMSEAMDKTLAELWEARGSDIAVKTPQEAVILASIVEKETGIASERGMVAGLYSNRVKTGMMLQADPTIIYPITKGKPLGRRIRQSEISAINDYNTYSMVGMPKGPITNPGRESIAAVLNPDKTDAIFMVADGTGGHAFAVTLEQHNANVEKWFALRRQRGEM; this is encoded by the coding sequence ATGTTGCGTGGCGGCTGCCTGATCATTGCAGTCATCGCGCTGGTCATAGCTGCGGTTGGCGGATTCTTCGCGGTGGGCTGGTATGGTTCCGGTCCGCTGGAGGAAGACACGCCCTTCGTCGTGCCGTCAGGTTCGTCCCTCACAGCGATTGCCGGGCAATTGGAAGAGCAAGGCGCGATAGGCAGCGCAGATAGCTTCCTGCTGCGCGCCAAGCTGCTTGGCAGCAGTGATCCGGTGCAGGCGGGTGAATTCTTGCTGCCTGCCGGGGCGAGCTCCAGCGCTATTCTGGAGATGTTTCAGACAGGCGATGTCATCCGCCGTTTCATAACGATTCCCGAGGGCATGCCTTCGATCCTCGTGCATGAGAAGTTGATGGCAGAATCGCTGCTAACCGGTGAAGTCCCTGTCCCGCCGGAAGGTTCGATTCTCCCCAACACATATGATTTCGAACGCGGTGAAGCGCGCGCAGATGTGGTGAAGCGCATGTCCGAGGCGATGGACAAAACGCTTGCCGAACTGTGGGAAGCGCGCGGGTCTGATATCGCGGTAAAGACGCCGCAAGAGGCAGTGATCCTCGCCTCCATCGTGGAGAAGGAGACCGGCATTGCGTCCGAGCGCGGGATGGTCGCGGGTCTCTATTCCAACCGCGTGAAGACCGGCATGATGCTGCAGGCTGACCCTACGATTATTTATCCGATCACGAAGGGGAAACCGCTCGGTCGCCGGATCCGCCAGTCAGAGATTTCGGCAATCAATGATTACAACACCTATTCGATGGTCGGGATGCCCAAGGGCCCGATTACCAATCCGGGGCGCGAGTCGATTGCGGCCGTGCTGAACCCTGACAAGACTGATGCGATCTTCATGGTGGCCGATGGCACCGGCGGCCATGCCTTCGCGGTGACGCTGGAGCAGCATAACGCCAACGTCGAAAAATGGTTCGCCCTCCGCCGCCAGCGCGGTGAGATGTGA
- a CDS encoding MAPEG family protein, producing the protein MLAQMLAPAAVLVLWSLVMLYWMAFTRLPAIKKASGGGLSEAKAGGRGQDLDGVIPDNIQWKAHNYAHLMEQPTIFYPAVVILALTGAGAIDVLLAWIYVGLRIVHSIYQATVNKVSVRFLIFVLSSLALTVLAVRAVIVTLQL; encoded by the coding sequence ATGTTAGCGCAAATGCTCGCGCCAGCCGCTGTGCTGGTCCTATGGTCACTGGTGATGCTGTATTGGATGGCCTTCACGCGCCTTCCGGCAATCAAGAAAGCGAGCGGCGGGGGTTTGAGCGAGGCCAAGGCTGGCGGCCGCGGACAAGATCTCGACGGTGTGATTCCGGATAATATCCAATGGAAAGCGCATAATTACGCACATCTGATGGAACAGCCGACAATCTTCTACCCGGCCGTAGTTATCCTTGCGCTCACCGGCGCGGGCGCAATCGACGTCTTGCTGGCTTGGATCTATGTCGGGCTGCGGATTGTGCATTCGATTTACCAAGCCACGGTAAACAAGGTTTCCGTCCGCTTCCTGATCTTCGTACTGTCGAGCCTGGCGTTGACCGTTCTCGCGGTTCGCGCGGTTATCGTCACACTACAACTTTAA